The genomic window GGGGACCGCCCGCACCTCCCTGAGCCGACCCTCCCGATCGTAGCGGAACTCCTCGGTACTCGTCCCCCCATCCACCCCCTCCCGCACCCTCCGCACCACCCGCGCACCCTCATACTCGTACCGCACCCGCTCGGAGAACTCCCCCTCCCGATAGAATTCCTCCTCGAGGAGGCGCCCCCCCTCGTCGTACCGCGAGACCCGGGAGAGCACCCCGTCCCCCCACACCTTCACCTGCGAAGGCACACCCTCCCTATGCCACACGATCTCCCAGCGCCGCACCTCCTCCCCCTCTCGGAAGAGCACCCGTACCTGACGACCCTCCCCATCCTCCACCATCAGCACGTACTCGTAACGACCTCGGTCGAACTCCTCGATGGGGACGAGCGCCTGCCCCATCTCGTTCGAAGAGAACCACAGAGGCGAAGCGAGCAACGACCATCCCACACCCCACAGGAGCCATCGGTACGCACGCATCCCTACCCCTCCACCAGTCGGGAGAGATACTCCTCGACGTCGAAAGGCCTGAGATCCTCCAGCCCCTCACCCGTTCCCACGAACACGGCGGGGATCTCCAGCCTTCGGGAGATCGGGACCAGCACCCCACCCTTCGCCGCGCCGTCGTACTTGGCGAGCACCAGCCCGTCCAGACCCACCGTCTCCTGGAACACCTCCGCCTGTCTGAAGGCATTCTGACCGGTGGAGGCATCGACCACCAGGAGCCGCCGGTAGTCGGCATCCGCCGCCTTGGAACGGATCACCCGATCCACCTTCGCCAGCTCATCCATGAGCGACGCCCGGTTGTGGAACCGTCCGGCCGTATCGGCCAACACCACCCCTCCCCCCCTCCGCTCCACACTCTGAATCGCATCGAAGATCACCGCAGCCGGATCCGCCCCCGGCTGCTGGGCCACCACCCGGACCCCCAGACGCTCGCCCCACACCCTGAGCTGGTCGATAGCCCCCGCCCGGAACGTATCCCCCGCCGCAAGCACCACATCATCCCTCCCCCACGTGGACCGTATGAAATGGGCGAACTTCGCGATCGTAGTCGTCTTACCCACCCCGTTGACACCCACGAAGAGAAACACCACCGTACCAGAATCGGGAAGGGAGAAGTCCCCGGCCCTCACATACCGCCGGAGCACGTCCTTTATCACCTCGCGGACCCCCTCCACATCCACCACCCCTTCCTTCTTCGCCCTCCTCTGCACTTCCTCCACCACCTCAAAGGCGGTCTCGGCTCCGAGATCGGCCTCGATGAGAAGGTCCTCGAACTCCTCCCAGAAGGCCTCATCGAAACGGGCCCCTCCCCACAACGATCTGAGACGATCCATGAGCCATGCCATAGCTACTCCTTCCTCATTCAGGCACCCTCTCGAGGGCGCGGAGATAGTCGCCGAATGCCAGTACGGCCTGGACGAACAGGGACACGTTCAAAACCACCCCCGCATAGTAGCACCCCGCTGCCACATCCATACGCTCGAGGTAGTCGTCAGCATTCGCCGCCCCCCTCGAGAGGGCAAGCTCGGCCGCCTCGTAGGAATCCGCCCACCACCCGTAGCTCAAGACGGTGAGAGGCACCGACATGAAAAACAGACCGAACCAGGTGTAGAACCGCTCCCGTTTCACCCGCACACGCTCCTTGAGATCGATACCCACCGGAGAAAGGACCCACTCCACCGCATCACCCTCGATGGAAGCCACGGGCGCCCTCACCGGCAGGTACCCTTCCTTCCTCACCTCGAGGACACCCACCCCACCCCTCATCCGCACCTCACACGGCGAAGCGCCCTGATACACCCCGTCCAGATAGACCGAAGCCCCTCCGGGCACGGTGGAGACCTGAACGAGACGCTCCGGCACCTCCCTTATCGGCACCTCGACGACACGCTCCTCTCCCTCCCCGATCGTGACCACTGCCTCCCAGGGCTCCACCCCCCTCCCGCGCACCTCCACGCGGTGTTCCCCCGGGAGCAAGCGACCGACTTCCACCCGACCCATACCCGCCACCTCCCCGTCCACGAACACCTGGACCCCCTCCGGCACCTCCACCACGAGGCGTGCGGGGCGCACACCCAGAAGGTGCGGCGCCAGATCGTCCGCCGCCTTCCGCACCACGTCCACGAGCTCGTCCACGCCCCCCACATACCTCCCCTCCCACAGGACATCCGGACCGTACCGCCACTTCAACACGAGGTGCACGACCAGATACCCCTCCGCCACCCGTCCTTCCCCACGCACCACCAGATCCACACCCGCCTTCTCCATCCGTTCCTCGAGCGTCCTCCCCTCCGGAAGGAACGGAAGCCCCGCGTCATCCCGATAGACCTCCACCGGCACCCGATCCACCGCGACATCCGGAAGTCGACCTATCCGTGCGATGCGCCGATCCAGCTCGCGGATCTCCTTCTTCTTCGAAGCGAGCGTCTCCCACCGCACGAGAGGATCGGGATCGAAAAGGATCTCGTCCCGCTCGGCCACCTTCTTCACCCGTTCCGCGAGGAGCCTCCGTATGAGCAGATCCCTCTGATACGCGCTGTAGGCCCGGAGCTCGGCCGATGAGAACAGGTGCGCCCTCACCCCCTCCAGCTCCTGCGCGAGGAGCTGCGGGATCACGGTACCCAAGGTCCCGGTGTCTCCCTCCACCTCGAGGGGGAGGAAGCCGAGGACCCATGATTCGGGGAGGGGAATGACGTCCTCGGCCACGAGGCCCGAAGCCACCCCGCCGGCCAGGAGCACACCTACCAGCAGGACCCGTGCCTTCATACCCGCCTCACGTCTGTACCGCCTCCTGACGCTCCTTCCACTGCTGGAGGAGGTAGGCCTCTATGAACATATCGAGATCGCCGTCCATCACCGCCTGGATGTTTCCCGTCTCCACCCTCGTCCTGAGATCCTTCACCATGGTATAGGGCTGGAAGACATAGGAGCGGATCTGGTTCCCCCAGGAGATGTCCTTCTTCTCTATGGCCTTCTTCTCCTGTTCCTCCTCCCGAAGCTGCTGATAGTACTCGTAGAGCCGGGAACGGAGCATCCGCATCGCGATCTCGCGGTTCTTGTGCTGACTCCGCTCGTTCTGACACTGCACCACGATTCCGGTGGGCAGGTGGGTGATGCGCACGGCGGACTCGGTCTTGTTCACGTGCTGACCGCCGGCCCCCTGTGAACGATAGGTATCGATCCTCAGGTCTTCGGGGCGTATGTCCACCTCTATGTCGTCTTCGATGATGGGCGACACATACACCGAAGCGAACGAGGTATGGCGCCTCCCGCTCGCATCGAACGGGGAGATCCTCACGAGGCGGTGGACCCCCGCCTCGCCCTTGAGGTAGCCGAAGGCGTAGTCCCCCTTCACCTCCACGGTCACCGACTTGATCCCCCCCTCGTCCTCCACCATGTCGACGATCTGGGTGGAGAAACCCTTCCGCTCGAGCCACCGGAGGTACATCCGAAGGAGCATGGAGGCCCAGTCGCATGCCTCCATCCCCCCGGCTCCTGCATGGATGGTGAGGTACGCATCCTTCTGATCGTACTCCTCGTTCAAGAGCTCCCTGAGCCTGAGCTCCCGAAACTTCCGCTCGGCCTCCGCGAGCTGCTGCCTCAACTCCTCCTCCTGCGAGGGATCGTTCTCCTCGGCGGCGAGGTCGTAGAGGGTATGGATGTCCTCCACCTCTTGCACGAGCGAGGCCCACCCCTCATAGCGGACCTTCAGCCGTCGGAGACGGGAGAGCACCTCTTCGGCGTGTTTCCTGTCGTTCCACAAATCGGGACGTCCGGTCTCCTCCTCGAGCCGGGAGATCTGCTCCTTTATGCTCGAGTTCTCAAAGATACCTCCAGGTTTCTTTGACTTTCGCCTCAAGATCCTCGATCGCAGGCCTGAGTTCTTCCAGCATATGCACCTCTCCTTCGTATGATCGTCCCACAGTATACCTGTTCACCGAATGGGTTTCAATAAAAGGAAGCCCGTCCGGTTCACACAGAAACAGGGCCGCCGAAAGGCGGCCCCGTCGTTCCTCTTCGATCCAAGGCATCGAAGCTCACCTGATCTCCACATGCCCCCATGGGACCGAACTCCGGTAGTGGATGTACCAGTAGCCGTCGGCTGCAGCCGGGATCTGATGCTGTGCCACCCACACGTTGGTATAGTCACTCCCGTTGATCTCGAGGAGGTCCAGGTTCCAGGAGTTCACGTACCTGCTCCAATTGGTGGTGGTGGAGAAGCCGTTCGTCTTCCAGTAGTACTCACCCGCCCCGTCATAGGTGAAGGGCAGACTGATCTCGGTATACTCGCCCGAACCAGGAGTAGCGGTCGGTGTGGGGCTGGATGTGGGCGTAGACGTCGGTGTGGGAGTCGGAGTCGGTGTGGACGTGGGCGTGGGAGAGGATCCTCCCCCGGAGAGGGCGGTGGTCCTGAACCACTCGCCCCACGAGGTGGGGTCGGCCGGATCCCAGTTGTACACCATGTCGAGGTATTCGACCCCGCCGCCGTTGCCGCACCACGACCAGCCCCAGTAGCCTATGCCGTACTGGCGGGCATAGCTCACGATGGCCTCCTCGTTCGGATCCCCATCGGAGTGCATGTAGCCGAACTCTCCCACGATGAGCGGCAGCCCCATATCGGCGAAGGCCTGGAAATAGTCCTGCACCTCCTGGGCGGTGTCGTATACGCCGTACATGTGTACGGAGAAGACGAGGTTCTGTTGTGGATCGGCCGCGTACACCTGAGGGGCGTTGTCCCTCATGGTGAAGGACCAGTCCTGACCCCAGTTGGGCGCATCCACCACGATAGTGTGCTGGAACCCCGCATTCCGCAAGGCCTGGACGGCATCGATGGTGTCCTGCACCCAGTTCTGGTAGTTGTTATTCCCATATGGTTCGTTCCCTATGTTGAGGAGCACGAAGTCCTCCTCTCCCGTGAGCACGGCCTGTATCTCCCGCCAGTAGGAGACCGCCTGTGCGAGCGAACAGGCGGCCCCATCCTCGCCGTACCCGGTGGTGTCGTGGACCTCCAGCATGATGGCGGAGAACCCGAGACCCTTCGCGGTCTCGATGATCGTCGCGACACTCGCGGCGTCGTCCTTGGTCCATCTGTACCCGTTGCTGAGGACCACCCGTACGGAATTCGCCCCCCATGATCGAATCCCGGTGAGCGCACTCTCGAGTCTGTCCTTGTACCAGGTATGCGCGTGGTTGATCCCCCGGAGCGTACCGGTGCTCACCGAGCGGGGAGCCGCCCTGGAGGAGACTTCGGCGGAGGGTGTCGAGAGCGAGCACCCCACCGTGAAGAGGAGCACGGCGGTCAGCAGGGTGAGAAATCGGTTTAATCGTTTCATAGAAACCTCCCGGAAAGAAAGTCATGACATCCCAAAGGATGTTTCCACGTATAATCTTACATCCTCCACCATCCCCTGTCAAATTCATTTATCTTTTGAAAGTCGGAATGAAATCGGTATCGCCATCCGGGGTGGATCCCACCACCGTGGAGTCGCCCTCCATGGGAACGGGACCGGCACATCAGGGGACAGGTCCTACAGATTACGGAGGATTCTTCCGATGGGACTAGAGAAGATGCGAAACCTGGTCCACGTACTGTGTGCGGTTCTGATCCTTGTCCCCGTCTCCGCACAGGAGAGACTTCTGTATCCCTCGTTCCTCAAAGTGGCGGTGAAGGAGAACGAGGTGAAACTCACGTGGCGGGATGTCGACGAGATATCGGGAGAAAGATACCGTATCTACCGGCACGGTTACCAGATAAACGACCAGACCTTCGAAGGGGCCGTACTCGCAGGAGAGGTGGACGAAGGCGTACAATTCTTCCTCGACACGCCTCAACCGGGAGGGGACTACTACTATGCGGTCCTGGCGATCGATCGGGAGGGGAGAGAACACAGGGTGTTCATTCCCTTCCGGAACACCACCGTCTCACCCGTCTCCATCAGCGCCGAGGCACTCCCCTCAACGGCCGAAGTCCTCTCCCTCTCCGGACGGGTGGAGGGATCGACTATCGTACTCACGTTCAGGTCATCACGTGAGGACCGCACCCTCGTCATCTACCGCCATACCCGCCCCTTCACCTCCCCTGCGGATCTGCGGGAAGCCGTTCCGGTCGATCGTGTGCCGAGCTCGGAGACCTCGTACCTCGACCAACCCGTCCCGGGGATTCCGTACTACTATGCGGTGGTGGATTCCCTGGAGGTGGAGCGAGGAGCGACGGTCTTCGTGGCAGGGAAGAACACTACAGGGAGCCCGCTGGAGATCCCCCTGGAAAAGGCCGTCATGAGCCTGCCCGAACCACCAGCCAGGTCCCTCAGGGAGGCGCCCCTTCCCTATCTTGCACCCGGCACGGGCTCATCGGCTCGGAGCGTGCTCCCTCAGAGGCGGGTCCCCCTCACCCTCTCCACGCGGAAGTCGCTGGAGCAGATGCTCTCCTCGCTCCCACCCCCGACTCGAGTTCCCCCATCACCGGAGCTGCTCCCGGAGGAGGCGGGCGGATCGCCCGAGACAGCCATCGAGGCCGCGCTCAAGTCCATCGCGGCAGACCTCTCCTCCCCACAGACATGGGCCGCATCCGAACAGGCGCTCCTCAACCTCCTCTCCCTCACCGAGTCATCGGAGCTGGAAGCCCGGATCTTCTTCTATCTCGGCCAGTTACTCTTCTTCCAGGGAAAGAAGGAACAGGCGGTCTTGAGCTTTCTCATGGCCCGCGATACCTACTACGTCGAAACCACGAGGTGGCTCAGGAGGATACTCAGCCCTTGACCGCAGGCGAGATGGCTATCTCGAAGGTGTACTCGGAAGTGTGAGGAAGGATGTCCACGAGGGGAAGGAGGGCGATCCCCTGAAGTACGGTCTCCCCCGCCTTTTTCCCCGCCGTGAGCACCGGATAGTGCCAGAGCGGCACCTCCTTGTCGAACGAGACCAGACACCTCGAGCCGTTCTTCCCTTCCGGGAGGAAGAGCACCTTCTCGGCACGCTCCTTCCCCGCTTCGAGGAACGAGGCGTCCCGGGGCCCACCCCCTCCTTCCTTCAGATAGCGCATCTTGCGGGGCACCTGTGGGGGGAAGGAGAGGTTGATCTCGGGGACGAACCTCAGAGGATGTGGAGGTTGCCCCTCGAATACGAGGTGGTAGCGCACCCGCAGGGTCTCGGGTCCGAAGAGATAGCGCTTCGATAGGTGGACGCCGGTCTGACGTCTCCCCTGACGGACGACCCCTTCGTGCGAGAGTGTGATGTCGAGGACGTCCCTGGTGTAGTGGTCCACGGTGTAGTGTGCTCCCGAGAAATCGGCGACCACGAGGACGGTTCCCCGTATGCACTGCTCCAGGGTCACCCCTTCCTCGTAGAATCGGTCGACGAACAGGAGCCGTGGCTCCTTGTCCTCCCCGGAAAGGGAGGTCCCCTCCAGCTTGAGGAAGGGGTACCGGCCGCACGTGGCCAGGAGGTTCCACTCCTCTTCCAGGATGTCGAGCTCGAAGACCGCCCCTCCCTTGGTGGAGAGGTAGGCGTTGTACCGTTCCCCCTGGAAGAGGTACTCGGGATACCCATCGAAGGTGAAGTCGGTCTTCACCACGGATGGATAGAAGATGCCCTTCTCCCTGGTGTTCTTCTCGGCCTGGATGAGGGCCCTGTAGGCGGCATGCCGCAGCCAGGGACAGGCCACCCCACCGTCTCCGGAGACGATACTGTACGCCGCCCCGGTCTGTCCCCGGTAGAGGTCCTCGCGGGCGGTCTTCTTCCTCGACCTGTCACCCCTCAGTTGACGCACCAGACTCTGGACGTACTGCATCTTCGCATAGAGGAGATGGGGTTCTTCGATCCTCGAGACCTCCTGACGCACGTAGAAATGTTCGGAGTTCCCCTCCGGAGAAAGGATGAGTGGAGGGAGGTGTATCCTCCGGGTCGGCACGATCTCCCGCACCACGTCGCGGGGAAGTCGGAGATCGAGCTCGCCGTAACGTGTCTTCAGAAGCGAAAACAGTTCGGTCCACCATGCGAGCACCGCCTCCTGACGTGAAGGAGAGAGGGTGCTCCACGAGGCGAAATCCTCCATGAGGACAAGCACCCCCTGATCCCGAAGCGGAAGATCCAGGAGGCCCTCGAAGAACTCCCGCGGAGACCCCTGGTAGAGGGTACTCTTGAGACGGGTACTCACAGGGAGGAGACAGAGGGTCTTGCCGTCGTGTTCGGTGATGTAGTGCTGGAAGGCGGCCTGGGTGCCCATGCGGATGCCCGCATGGGAGAGGTGGACGTCCGGGAGGAGGACGTACTCCATTCCCGCCGTGGCCAGGGTGGAGGCGAGATCCGGAGACCAGATACCGAAGGGCAAATAGCACCCACGCGGGCGTTTGCCGAACTCCTGACGCAGGTAGGTGGTGAGGAGCTCCACTTGGCCTATGCGATCGGGTTTCGAGATGAGGGGGAAGAGGGGCTCGTAGAACCCTCCTCCCAAGATCTCCACCTGTTTCCTCTCACAGAGTTCCTTCATGACATCGAAGAAGGCACCATTGTGACTCCTCAGCATCTCGAGGAGGGCGCCCCCCATGTAGATAGAGACCGGGATCTGCGGTGTATGATAGATGAGAGAGACGAGAGGTTTTATAAGGGACTTGTAGAACGAGGCAACTTCCCTGCTGTCCTTCCCATAGGGGAGAGACAGCACAAATCCTATACTGCATTGCACATTTTTCATTACGAGAGCGTACTCCTTTTACGCACGACTTCCCTCCCCTGATATACCACTTTTCCTTTGTGTCAGTATAGCGCACCTCGGCGACATTGAAAAGCTTTTATTCGAAGCAGAGGAGGCATCCTAATAGGGAGGTCCCTCCATGGTCAATGGAGCCCCTCCTTCCTTTGACAAAACCGGGCAAATCTGAAATGATTCGGTATGCCTCAGAATCGAGTGGAGCGCGTCTTCGTAGAAAAGAGACCGGAGTACGATGTGAGGGCCCGTCACCTCTTCGAGGACCTGGTCACCACCCTCCACATTCGATCTCTCACAGGACTCAGGGTGATCCATCGATACGACGTAGAAGGGGTCTCGCCCGAGACCTTCGAGCGGGCGCTCACCGGTATCTTCGCCGAGCCTCCGGTGGATCTCGTCTACCGGGAGGAACTCCCCGTCACGGGAGGATGGACGCTCCCGGTGGAACTCCTTCCGGGACAGTACGATCAACGGGCCGATTCCGCGGTGCAATGCCTCAGGCTCCTCGAGCCAGAGGCGACACCGACGGTGAGGTACGCCACGGTCTACGTCTTCGAAGGGGAGCTCTCACAGGCAGAAAAGGAAAGGATCCGCTCATACCTCATCAACCCCACCGATTCCCGGGAGGCGCGGCTGGAGAAGCCCTCCCACCTCTTCGAGCCCGTTCCGGATCCACCGGCACACATCCCGACGATAGAGGGGTTCATCTCGGCGAACGAGGAGGACCTCCTCCACCTCAGGAAGGAGATGGGTCTTGCCATGGATCTGGCCGATCTCCTCCACTGTCAGCGGTTCTTCAAGGAGACCGCCGAGCGGAACCCCACCGAGACCGAGATCCGGCTCCTTGACACCTACTGGTCCGACCACTGTCGTCACACCACGTTTCTCACGGAGATCGCCCATCTCGAGATACCTCAGGGGCCCTATGCCCCCCTCTATCAGGCGAGTTACAGCACCTACCATGCCCTCAGGAGCGAGGTCTACGGGAGCTCCCTCCCCCCCGAAACCCTCATGGATATGGCAACCATAGGGATGAAGTATCTGAGGAAGACAGGTGCCCTCGCCGATCTGGACGAATCGCCCGAGGTGAACGCATGCAGCATCAGGATAAAGGTGTCCACGGATGGGGGTGAGGAGGACTGGCTCCTCATGTTCAAGAACGAGACCCACAACCACCCGACCGAGATAGAACCGTTCGGAGGGGCCGCCACCTGCCTCGGCGGTGCGATAAGGGACCCGCTCTCGGGCCGTGCCTATGTATACCAGGCCATGCGGGTCACGGGGAGCGGGGATCCCCACAGTCCGATCGAGGAGACCCTCCCGGGAAAGCTGCCTCAGATCAAGATCACCAGGGAAGCAGCGAGGGGCTACAGTTCCTACGGAAACCAGGTGGGGCTCGCCACGGGTCAGGTGGTCGAACTCTACCATCCCGGGTATGTGGCGAAGCGCATGGAGATCGGTGCGGTACTGGGAGCGGTGAGGGCGGAGCACGTGCGGCGTGAGGAGCCCGCTCCGGGAGACGTGGTGATCCTCGTAGGGGGAAGGACAGGCCGCGATGGGATAGGGGGTGCGACCGGTTCTTCCAAGGCCCACGACGAGAAGGCTATAGAGAAGGCGGGAACCGAGGTCCAGAAGGGGAACCCTCCTGTCGAGCGTCACCTCCAGCGTCTTTTCCGTCGGCCCGAGGCGTTGCGGCTCATCAAGCGATGCAATGACATGGGAGCGGGAGGCGTGAGCGTTTCCATCGGGGAGATCGCCCCGAGCGTGGACATCTTCCTCGACAGGGTGCCCAAGAAATACGCAGGGCTCACCGCCACGGAGCTGGCCTTGAGCGAGTCCCAGGAGCGGATGGCGGTGGTCACCTCCCGGGAGGACGCAGAGGCCTTCATCCGTTATGCCGACGAGGAGAACCTGGAGGCGACGGTGGTGGCGGAGGTCACCGATTCGGGGCGGCTCCGCATGTTCTGGAAGGGGCTCACCGCCGTGGACCTTCCCCGCTCCTTTCTCGCTACCAACGGTGCCCGCCGCAATACCATGGTGGAGCTCCCCGATCCACGACCCGAGTCCTCTCCCCTCACGTTCACCTGTACCGAAGGAGAGGAGGGTTCCATCCTCGAGGCGTGGAAGCTCCGCATGGGACGCCTCCAGAGCGCTTCCCAGAAGGGACTCCAGATCCTCTTCGACAGCTCGATCGGCGCCGGCACCGTGCTCTCGCCGTACGGGGGGGCGCACGAAGACACGCCCGTGGACGCCATGGTGAGCCTCATTCCGGTGCCGGGACGGGACGTGCGCACCGCGAGCATCATGGCCTTCGGGTTCAACCCCGAGATCGGATCCTGGAGCCCCTACCACGGCGCCTTCTATGCCGTGGTGGAGTCGGTCTGCAAGGTGGCGGCCACGGGCGGCTACTGGCGGAACGTGCGGCTCTCCTTCCAGGAGTACTTCCCCAGGCCGGGAAGCGATCCGACCCGATGGGGACTGCCGGCGGCAGCCCTCCTCGGCGCCATCCATGCACAGATGAGCCTGGGGATCCCCTCCATTGGGGGGAAGGATAGCATGTCCGGCACCTACAAGGACCTGGACGTACCCCCCACACTCGTCTCCTTTGCGGTGACCACGGCCCCGGTGGATCGCGTGATCTCCCCCGAGCTCAAACGGGAGGGGAGCAAGATCTACCTCATCCACACCCCCACGGGCGACTACGACCTTCCCGACATCACGGCACTGATGGAAAACCTGGAGTTCCTCGCACAGCGGATCGGGGAAGGGGTGGTCATCTCGGCCACTGCGCTCCGTGTCGACGGGATCGCGGGGGGGCTCACCCGCATGACAGTGGGCAACAGGTTGGGATGCGTATTCGTCTCCGAGCCTCGACGAGAGGACCTCTTCTGCCCGCGCTATGGAAGTTTCCTCGTTGAAGTACCGGTCGATGTGCCCCACGCGCCCTTCGAGCGGCATCCCCATGCTTCATGCATCGCGGTCACGGGCGGGGATGCCGTGGTGATAGGCCGGGAACGGCTCTCCCTCGAGGAGCTCCTCGCCGTGTGGACGAGGCCCCTGGAGGATGTCTTCCCTCCTCACGAGAGGGAAAAGGGCCGAAGCTTCCCCTTCCACACCGTGGAGAAGGAAACCACCCGGAGGCGGGCCTCCCGCCCGAAGGTCGCCCGTCCGAGGGTGTGCATACCGGTATTCCCCGGGACCAACTGCGAGTACGATTCGGCCGAGGCCTTCAGGCGTGCGGGCGCCGAGGTGGACGTGCTCGTCTTCAGGAATCTGACGCCCACCCACATCCACGAATCGCTCGAGGCCCTCGCCCGGAGCATCAGGAACGCCCAGATCCTCATGATCCCCGGCGGCTTCAGTGCAGGGGACGAACCGGAAGGCTCCGGGAAGTACATCGCCACGGTCTTCAGAAACGCCGTGGTGCGCGACGCCCTCGAGGATCTCATCCATCACCGGGACGGCCTCGTCCTGGGTATCTGCAACGGGTTCCAGGCCCTCATCAAGCTGGGACTCGTCCCCTACGGTGAGATCCGTGACCTTGCGGAGGAGTCCCCCATCCTCACCTACAACACCTCCGGCCACCATGTAGCCCGATACGTCCGCACGCGTCTCGTCTCCCGCCTCTCCCCGTGGTTCCTCAAGGAGGAGCCGGGAGCCGTCCACGTGCTCCCGGTCTCCCATACCGAAGGAAGGTTCGTCGCGCGCGAAGAGGAGGCACGCCGTCTCCTCGAGCAAGGCCAGGTGGCGACCCAGTACGTGGATCCGGAGGGGAATCCCACCATGGACCCTCGATACAATCCCAATGGATCCGTCCTCGCCGTGGAGGGCCTCACGAGCCCCGACGGTCGCATCCTCGGCAAGATGGCCCACTCCGAACGAATACGGCCCGGAGTGGGGAAGAACATACCCGGCCACAAGGAAGAGCGCATCTTCGAGAGCGGGGTGGCCTATTTCCTGTGATCCCCGCCCAAAACCCACCCCAGGAGGAGAGACGGATGAAAGTCGCGATTCTCATGGGAAGCGCCTCTGACAAGGAGAAGATGAGGGGGGCGGCGAAGGCCCTCAACCTCTTCGGTGTGCCCTATGAGGCCAGGATCATCTCGGCCCACCGGGCGCCGGAGCTGTTGGAGCGGGAGGCGGCCCGTCTCGAGCGGGAAGGAGTGGAATGCTTCATCGCCGGGGCGGGACTCGCCGCCCATCTTCCGGGGGTGCTCGCATCGAAGACCGTCGTCCCGGTGATCGGCGTCCCCCTGAACGGCGCCCTGGGCGGGCTCGATGCCCTCCTCTCCATCGTGCAGATGCCCAAGAACGTGCCGGTGGCCACCGTGGCCATCGACAACGCCTTCAACGCGGGGATCTTGGCGGTCCAGATACTCGCCCTCAAGTATCCGGAGCTCAGGGAACGCCTTATTGACTACCGGACGAAAATGAAGGCAGAATTCGAGGAGCAGAACTCGCCCGTCGACCTGGAGGCCCAGGAGTGAACCCGAGGGACGATCACCCGCACGAGGAATGCGGAGTATTCGGGATCCGCATGGAAGAGGGGGCGGCC from Spirochaeta thermophila DSM 6192 includes these protein-coding regions:
- the ftsY gene encoding signal recognition particle-docking protein FtsY, producing the protein MAWLMDRLRSLWGGARFDEAFWEEFEDLLIEADLGAETAFEVVEEVQRRAKKEGVVDVEGVREVIKDVLRRYVRAGDFSLPDSGTVVFLFVGVNGVGKTTTIAKFAHFIRSTWGRDDVVLAAGDTFRAGAIDQLRVWGERLGVRVVAQQPGADPAAVIFDAIQSVERRGGGVVLADTAGRFHNRASLMDELAKVDRVIRSKAADADYRRLLVVDASTGQNAFRQAEVFQETVGLDGLVLAKYDGAAKGGVLVPISRRLEIPAVFVGTGEGLEDLRPFDVEEYLSRLVEG
- a CDS encoding PEGA domain-containing protein, with amino-acid sequence MKARVLLVGVLLAGGVASGLVAEDVIPLPESWVLGFLPLEVEGDTGTLGTVIPQLLAQELEGVRAHLFSSAELRAYSAYQRDLLIRRLLAERVKKVAERDEILFDPDPLVRWETLASKKKEIRELDRRIARIGRLPDVAVDRVPVEVYRDDAGLPFLPEGRTLEERMEKAGVDLVVRGEGRVAEGYLVVHLVLKWRYGPDVLWEGRYVGGVDELVDVVRKAADDLAPHLLGVRPARLVVEVPEGVQVFVDGEVAGMGRVEVGRLLPGEHRVEVRGRGVEPWEAVVTIGEGEERVVEVPIREVPERLVQVSTVPGGASVYLDGVYQGASPCEVRMRGGVGVLEVRKEGYLPVRAPVASIEGDAVEWVLSPVGIDLKERVRVKRERFYTWFGLFFMSVPLTVLSYGWWADSYEAAELALSRGAANADDYLERMDVAAGCYYAGVVLNVSLFVQAVLAFGDYLRALERVPE
- the prfB gene encoding peptide chain release factor 2 (programmed frameshift), which codes for MLEELRPAIEDLEAKVKETWGIFENSSIKEQISRLEEETGRPDLWNDRKHAEEVLSRLRRLKVRYEGWASLVQEVEDIHTLYDLAAEENDPSQEEELRQQLAEAERKFRELRLRELLNEEYDQKDAYLTIHAGAGGMEACDWASMLLRMYLRWLERKGFSTQIVDMVEDEGGIKSVTVEVKGDYAFGYLKGEAGVHRLVRISPFDASGRRHTSFASVYVSPIIEDDIEVDIRPEDLRIDTYRSQGAGGQHVNKTESAVRITHLPTGIVVQCQNERSQHKNREIAMRMLRSRLYEYYQQLREEEQEKKAIEKKDISWGNQIRSYVFQPYTMVKDLRTRVETGNIQAVMDGDLDMFIEAYLLQQWKERQEAVQT
- a CDS encoding cellulase family glycosylhydrolase, whose translation is MKRLNRFLTLLTAVLLFTVGCSLSTPSAEVSSRAAPRSVSTGTLRGINHAHTWYKDRLESALTGIRSWGANSVRVVLSNGYRWTKDDAASVATIIETAKGLGFSAIMLEVHDTTGYGEDGAACSLAQAVSYWREIQAVLTGEEDFVLLNIGNEPYGNNNYQNWVQDTIDAVQALRNAGFQHTIVVDAPNWGQDWSFTMRDNAPQVYAADPQQNLVFSVHMYGVYDTAQEVQDYFQAFADMGLPLIVGEFGYMHSDGDPNEEAIVSYARQYGIGYWGWSWCGNGGGVEYLDMVYNWDPADPTSWGEWFRTTALSGGGSSPTPTSTPTPTPTPTSTPTSSPTPTATPGSGEYTEISLPFTYDGAGEYYWKTNGFSTTTNWSRYVNSWNLDLLEINGSDYTNVWVAQHQIPAAADGYWYIHYRSSVPWGHVEIR
- a CDS encoding alpha-amylase/4-alpha-glucanotransferase domain-containing protein, whose product is MKNVQCSIGFVLSLPYGKDSREVASFYKSLIKPLVSLIYHTPQIPVSIYMGGALLEMLRSHNGAFFDVMKELCERKQVEILGGGFYEPLFPLISKPDRIGQVELLTTYLRQEFGKRPRGCYLPFGIWSPDLASTLATAGMEYVLLPDVHLSHAGIRMGTQAAFQHYITEHDGKTLCLLPVSTRLKSTLYQGSPREFFEGLLDLPLRDQGVLVLMEDFASWSTLSPSRQEAVLAWWTELFSLLKTRYGELDLRLPRDVVREIVPTRRIHLPPLILSPEGNSEHFYVRQEVSRIEEPHLLYAKMQYVQSLVRQLRGDRSRKKTAREDLYRGQTGAAYSIVSGDGGVACPWLRHAAYRALIQAEKNTREKGIFYPSVVKTDFTFDGYPEYLFQGERYNAYLSTKGGAVFELDILEEEWNLLATCGRYPFLKLEGTSLSGEDKEPRLLFVDRFYEEGVTLEQCIRGTVLVVADFSGAHYTVDHYTRDVLDITLSHEGVVRQGRRQTGVHLSKRYLFGPETLRVRYHLVFEGQPPHPLRFVPEINLSFPPQVPRKMRYLKEGGGGPRDASFLEAGKERAEKVLFLPEGKNGSRCLVSFDKEVPLWHYPVLTAGKKAGETVLQGIALLPLVDILPHTSEYTFEIAISPAVKG